The following coding sequences are from one Kushneria phosphatilytica window:
- a CDS encoding GntR family transcriptional regulator produces the protein MTAESVSELYDALRRDLINGCYGAGEKLAITTLKKRYGVGLSPLRETLNRLAAVGLLEQSHQRGFRVPRLTRAALDDVATLRRQLEGEALEQAIARGDHEWEVELVAALHRLRQHQGDFDSRSHEHWELMHARFHKALVAGCGSPWRLRFLEQLYDQFDRYRRLAPQLEQRREQLDDQHARLVEYALARDAQQARALLEAHIELSWTVALQSCNE, from the coding sequence ATGACTGCCGAATCCGTTTCCGAGCTCTACGATGCCTTGCGTCGCGATTTGATCAACGGCTGCTATGGGGCCGGTGAAAAGCTCGCGATCACGACGCTGAAAAAACGTTATGGGGTAGGGCTGAGTCCACTACGCGAGACGCTTAACCGACTGGCAGCAGTGGGATTACTGGAGCAGTCCCATCAGCGTGGCTTCCGGGTGCCGCGTCTCACCCGGGCGGCACTGGATGATGTCGCCACGCTCAGGCGACAACTGGAAGGGGAGGCGCTGGAGCAGGCCATTGCCAGGGGAGACCATGAGTGGGAGGTCGAGCTGGTCGCAGCATTGCATCGACTCAGGCAGCATCAGGGGGATTTCGACAGTAGATCCCACGAACACTGGGAGTTGATGCATGCCCGCTTTCACAAGGCGCTGGTGGCTGGCTGTGGCTCGCCGTGGCGGTTGCGATTTCTGGAACAACTCTACGATCAGTTTGATCGCTATCGACGGCTGGCGCCACAGCTCGAGCAACGGCGCGAGCAGCTCGACGATCAGCATGCCCGGCTGGTCGAGTATGCGCTGGCACGTGATGCCCAACAGGCTCGGGCCCTGCTTGAGGCACACATTGAACTCTCCTGGACGGTCGCCCTGCAAAGCTGTAATGAGTAG
- a CDS encoding IMPACT family protein, which translates to MRYYMPAVGVDNCHVADIEVNKSRFIGWCAAAKTPEVAQQLVTRARQYYPDASHHCLAFIAGPPGEQQAIGFADDGEPGGTAGRPMYQVLEGSGLGRIACVVTRYFGGTKLGTGGLARAYAQTVSRTLDALPTRLEVPRRKLTLGVDFAAEHLARSWLDEHEGEVLSADYGAEGVLLTIAWPEDGGNDFSELTSRVGGRLSLHDPATS; encoded by the coding sequence TTGCGCTATTACATGCCCGCCGTCGGTGTCGATAACTGCCACGTGGCCGACATCGAGGTTAACAAAAGTCGTTTCATCGGCTGGTGCGCCGCCGCGAAAACACCGGAAGTTGCCCAACAGCTGGTAACACGGGCGCGTCAATACTATCCGGATGCCAGCCATCACTGCCTGGCCTTCATTGCCGGCCCACCGGGGGAACAACAGGCGATTGGCTTTGCCGATGATGGTGAACCCGGCGGTACTGCCGGACGTCCCATGTATCAGGTGCTCGAAGGCAGCGGACTGGGCCGGATCGCCTGCGTGGTAACGCGCTATTTCGGTGGCACCAAACTGGGTACCGGCGGATTGGCTCGCGCCTACGCTCAAACGGTGAGCCGAACACTCGACGCACTGCCGACGCGTCTTGAAGTGCCCCGCCGCAAGCTGACACTGGGTGTCGATTTTGCGGCAGAGCATCTTGCCCGCAGCTGGCTGGATGAGCATGAGGGCGAAGTGCTCAGCGCCGATTATGGCGCCGAAGGAGTCCTCCTGACGATCGCCTGGCCCGAGGATGGCGGTAATGACTTCAGCGAACTCACTTCGCGCGTGGGTGGGCGACTGAGCCTGCACGATCCCGCAACGAGCTGA
- a CDS encoding LexA family protein has translation MPYAEPRFLHRRPNIPLTDDAWEEIDASDLVDIPLLGTVAAGLPMEACQNDETVRIPSRMVRRNTYALRVRGESMIDCNIHDGDIIIIERFESAENGETAVVLINNQEVTLKRLYIDKSGVRLEPANREMAPIHLKNDDVQVLGLVMGVARRPAPDQAA, from the coding sequence ATGCCGTACGCTGAACCGCGTTTTCTGCACCGCCGCCCCAATATTCCACTGACCGACGATGCCTGGGAGGAGATCGACGCCAGTGACCTGGTAGATATCCCGCTGCTGGGCACGGTGGCTGCCGGCCTGCCGATGGAGGCCTGCCAGAACGACGAGACGGTGCGCATCCCCTCGCGCATGGTAAGACGCAACACCTACGCACTACGGGTGCGCGGCGAATCGATGATCGACTGTAATATCCATGATGGCGATATCATCATCATCGAGCGTTTCGAATCCGCTGAAAACGGTGAGACCGCCGTGGTACTGATCAATAATCAGGAAGTTACCCTCAAGCGACTCTATATCGATAAATCCGGTGTCCGGCTCGAGCCGGCCAATCGTGAAATGGCCCCGATTCATCTGAAAAATGATGATGTCCAGGTGCTGGGACTGGTGATGGGCGTCGCCCGCCGTCCGGCCCCGGACCAGGCAGCCTGA